A DNA window from Novosphingobium sp. RL4 contains the following coding sequences:
- a CDS encoding M48 family metalloprotease encodes MSFLPTATGMASAAAAYPATVSAISRADKAEGAKAHPDLLAEFGGSVTGPQAAYVEQVGKTIAVQSGLSNARGDFTVTLLNSPVNNAFAIPGGYIYVTRQLTALMNNEAELAGVLGHEVGHVAARHSAKRQQAASRNQLLGVLGSVLSGVLLGDNAFGRLGQQIASQGSQMLTLKYSRSQELEADRLGITYLKRAGYDPRAMSTVLDSLARQNALEAQLRGSANQVPQWASTHPDPASRVRDALAQAGSGASGMTNRDVFLTRIDGLVYGDDPKQGMIDGNRFTHPELRLAFEAPNGFYLVNGTQAVSINGESGKAQFSGGQMGTGLDAYIQSVFSSLTESGQARIVPSSIERANVNGLSAAYGVARVQASSGPVDVTVFAYDFGGGKAYHFVTITRVGGAGAFNGMFKSMRRISVAEAGQVRPRRLSVLTVKAGDTVQSLAGRMAYTDAALDRFLVLNGMQAGTRLVPGQKVKIVTY; translated from the coding sequence ATGTCGTTCCTTCCGACCGCCACCGGCATGGCGTCGGCCGCCGCGGCCTATCCCGCGACAGTCAGTGCGATCAGCCGCGCCGACAAGGCGGAAGGCGCCAAGGCCCATCCCGACCTGCTCGCCGAATTCGGCGGCTCGGTGACGGGGCCGCAGGCCGCCTATGTCGAGCAGGTGGGCAAGACCATCGCCGTGCAGTCCGGTCTGTCCAACGCGCGCGGCGATTTCACCGTGACGCTGCTGAATTCGCCGGTGAACAACGCCTTCGCCATCCCCGGTGGCTACATCTACGTCACCCGGCAGCTTACCGCACTCATGAACAACGAGGCGGAACTGGCGGGCGTGCTGGGTCATGAGGTCGGCCACGTGGCGGCGCGACATTCGGCCAAGCGGCAGCAAGCGGCATCGCGCAACCAGTTGCTGGGCGTGCTCGGCTCGGTTCTCTCCGGGGTTCTGCTGGGCGACAATGCGTTCGGGCGGCTGGGCCAGCAGATCGCTTCGCAAGGTTCGCAGATGCTGACGCTTAAATACTCGCGCTCCCAGGAACTGGAAGCCGACCGTCTCGGCATTACCTATCTCAAGCGCGCCGGATACGATCCGCGTGCGATGAGTACCGTGCTCGACAGCCTGGCGCGCCAGAATGCGCTTGAGGCGCAATTGCGCGGCTCGGCGAATCAGGTACCGCAATGGGCTTCCACGCACCCGGACCCTGCCTCTCGCGTGCGGGACGCGCTTGCGCAGGCGGGGAGCGGCGCATCGGGAATGACGAATCGCGACGTATTCCTCACCCGAATCGACGGGCTGGTCTACGGAGACGATCCCAAGCAGGGCATGATCGACGGGAATCGCTTCACGCATCCGGAACTGCGGCTGGCCTTCGAGGCACCTAACGGCTTCTATCTCGTCAACGGAACCCAGGCCGTGTCGATCAATGGGGAATCGGGCAAGGCGCAGTTTTCCGGCGGGCAGATGGGGACCGGGCTCGACGCCTACATCCAGTCGGTGTTTTCCAGCCTGACCGAATCGGGGCAGGCGCGAATCGTGCCTTCCAGCATCGAGCGGGCGAATGTGAACGGTCTTTCGGCTGCTTACGGCGTGGCGAGGGTTCAGGCATCGAGCGGGCCGGTGGACGTGACGGTCTTCGCTTATGATTTTGGAGGCGGAAAAGCCTATCACTTCGTGACGATCACCCGTGTGGGCGGTGCCGGGGCGTTCAATGGGATGTTCAAGAGCATGCGCCGGATTTCAGTTGCCGAAGCCGGGCAGGTCCGTCCGCGCCGTCTCTCCGTGCTGACTGTAAAGGCGGGCGACACCGTGCAATCGCTGGCCGGCCGGATGGCTTACACGGATGCCGCGCTGGATCGGTTCCTGGTGCTCAACGGCATGCAGGCCGGAACGCGCCTGGTTCCGGGGCAAAAGGTCAAGATAGTGACTTACTGA
- a CDS encoding Flp family type IVb pilin, whose translation MTIDSVIIRLIKDKSGATAVEYALILAMIVLVMIVALDGVATETVGIWDNIAEKSAAATSGQ comes from the coding sequence ATGACTATTGATTCAGTCATAATCAGACTCATCAAAGACAAGTCCGGCGCCACTGCCGTTGAATACGCCTTGATTCTTGCGATGATCGTCCTCGTCATGATCGTTGCTCTGGATGGCGTCGCCACCGAGACCGTTGGCATTTGGGACAATATCGCTGAAAAGTCGGCCGCAGCCACATCGGGTCAGTGA
- a CDS encoding NUDIX domain-containing protein has translation MVVAVALVRGDGQVLMQQRPYTSMHGGLWEFPGGKVDPGETPEQAAARELEEELGLLVDPASLMPVGFASGPGAAGKDGRAGRAIVILLYACSEWGREPRPIEAEALGWYGPDAIADLSMPPLDYPLAKKLSIFLRQKAI, from the coding sequence TTGGTTGTCGCCGTGGCGCTGGTGCGCGGGGATGGGCAGGTCCTGATGCAGCAAAGGCCCTACACGTCGATGCACGGCGGGCTTTGGGAGTTCCCCGGCGGCAAGGTCGATCCGGGCGAAACGCCGGAGCAGGCCGCTGCGCGGGAACTGGAAGAGGAACTGGGCCTATTGGTCGATCCGGCTTCCCTGATGCCTGTAGGCTTCGCCAGTGGGCCGGGTGCCGCCGGAAAGGATGGCCGGGCAGGACGGGCCATTGTCATTCTTTTATATGCATGCAGTGAATGGGGCCGCGAACCGCGACCGATCGAGGCGGAAGCGCTCGGATGGTATGGCCCGGATGCGATCGCCGATCTCTCGATGCCGCCGCTCGATTATCCCCTTGCGAAAAAGTTATCCATATTCCTGCGCCAGAAGGCAATATAG
- a CDS encoding Flp family type IVb pilin: MKFLAKLRRNEQGATAIEYGLIAALIAVAAIAAMQGMGSQLKSTFEKTSTTLENANAD; encoded by the coding sequence ATGAAGTTCCTCGCCAAGCTGCGCCGCAACGAACAGGGCGCCACCGCCATCGAATACGGCCTGATCGCCGCCCTCATTGCCGTTGCCGCGATCGCCGCGATGCAGGGCATGGGCTCGCAGCTCAAGTCGACCTTCGAAAAGACCTCGACCACGCTTGAGAACGCGAACGCCGACTAA